In one window of Brassica rapa cultivar Chiifu-401-42 chromosome A07, CAAS_Brap_v3.01, whole genome shotgun sequence DNA:
- the LOC103831138 gene encoding LEAF RUST 10 DISEASE-RESISTANCE LOCUS RECEPTOR-LIKE PROTEIN KINASE-like 1.4 → MIDMFLSLTKSMFHIVIWMLFVIPSFVSSTNELYDRCSQPFPCGNQSLLYPFWTSGREDCGHPEFEVDCSGGFAELSITSVKYRILEANYDSDSGIIRLARSDFIGGLCPKDLLNATFDERVVTLAPTTEFLTIYHNCSREFPMYVSTYVGDLRCGDGDGDDDDTISYYVTSDLSSPLLNGIRGQLEDFGLSCKTVSIRVSRPLLNALQGNRTRDNLQRTLAEGFQLELSQECSSCLASNGACGFNQNSGGFVCYCVDETNNRTCSSKKKGISPGAIAGIVAACVLLVVILIAAGLFCLIRRRKKIQAAQHMSKGLPITSSASSRETSSYPTSTTVSSSSNHSLLPSISYITNASTYFGVQVFSYEELEEATENFSRELGNGGFGTVYYGVLKDGRAVAVKRLYERSLKRVEQFKNEIDILKSLKHTNLVILYGCTSRHSTELLLVYEYISNGTLADHLHGDRAEARPICWPVRLNIAIETASALSFLHKSGIIHRDVKTTNILLDENSTVKVADFGLSRLFSTDQTHVSTAPQGTPGYVDPEYYQCYRLNEKSDVYSFGVVLAELISSKEAVDITRHRHDINLANMAVSKIQNNAVHELLDPSLGFSKDPEVKRMMVSVAELAFRCLQQEREGRPSMDEIVEILKGIKGENRVTPPPDVVDIEVSGEDDVGLLRHSVPPPVSPDTDKWTSSSDTAASSF, encoded by the exons ATGATCGATATGTTTCTATCCTTAACCAAATCTATGTTCCATATAGTCATATGGATGCTCTTTGTAATACCTTCTTTTGTTTCCTCGACTAATGAGCTTTATGATCGCTGCAGTCAACCGTTTCCGTGCGGCAATCAAAGTCTCTTGTATCCTTTCTGGACATCTGGCAGAGAAGACTGTGGCCACCCTGAGTTCGAAGTCGACTGTAGTGGTGGATTCGCAGAGCTAAGTATCACCTCCGTGAAGTATAGAATCCTAGAGGCGAACTATGACTCTGACTCTGGTATCATACGACTGGCAAGATCAGATTTTATCGGTGGTCTTTGTCCTAAAGATCTTCTTAATGCAACGTTCGACGAAAGAGTTGTTACACTTGCTCCTACCACTGAGTTTCTAACAATATATCACAACTGCAGCAGAGAATTTCCAATGTATGTTTCTACTTATGTTGGAGATCTTCGTTGTGGAGATGGTGACGGTGATGATGATGACACAATAAGTTACTATGTGACAAGCGACCTCTCGTCCCCACTACTTAACGGGATTAGAGGTCAATTAGAAGACTTTGGGTTATCTTGCAAAACCGTAAGTATTCGTGTATCAAGGCCTTTGCTGAACGCACTACAGGGGAATCGGACTCGAGATAATCTGCAGAGAACTCTTGCAGAGGGTTTCCAGCTtgaacttagccaagaatgtTCGTCTTGCTTAGCCTCTAACGGTGCTTGTGGATTTAATCAAAACTCAGGTGGATTTGTCTGCTATTGTGTAGATGAGACAAATAACCGTACTTGCAGTTCTAAAAAAAAGG GCATATCTCCTGGAGCAATAGCAG GTATTGTGGCTGCTTGTGTATTGCTGGTGGTCATTCTTATAGCCGCAGGTTTGTTCTGTCTCATCAGACGGCGAAAGAAGATACAGGCAGCTCAACACATGAGCAAAGGCTTGCCAATAACGTCATCAGCTTCAAGCAGAGAAACATCAAGCTATCCAACTTCCACAACAGTTTCAAGCAGCAGCAATCACTCTCTTCTCCCCTCAATCTCTTACATCACAAACGCAAGCACCTACTTTGGAGTCCAAGTCTTCAGCTACGAAGAACTCGAGGAAGCCACTGAGAATTTCTCTAGAGAACTCGGAAACGGCGGCTTCGGTACTGTTTATTATG GCGTGTTGAAAGATGGACGAGCTGTAGCAGTCAAACGACTATACGAGAGGTCGCTTAAACGCGTTGAACAGTTCAAGAACGAGATAGACATCTTGAAATCGTTGAAACATACAAACCTCGTGATTCTCTATGGATGCACGTCGAGACACAGCACAGAGCTTTTGCTTGTCTACGAGTATATCTCAAACGGAACTCTAGCCGACCATCTTCACGGTGATCGTGCTGAAGCCCGTCCTATTTGTTGGCCAGTTCGTCTAAACATTGCCATCGAAACCGCAAGTGCTTTATCCTTCCTCCACAAATCAG GGATCATACATAGGGACGTAAAGACAACAAACATTCTTCTAGACGAGAACTCCACGGTGAAGGTAGCTGACTTCGGACTCTCGCGGTTATTTTCGACGGACCAAACTCACGTCTCCACGGCCCCGCAAGGCACTCCAGGATATGTAGATCCAGAGTATTACCAATGTTACCGTCTAAACGAGAAGAGTGACGTGTACAGCTTCGGAGTCGTACTAGCCGAACTCATCTCTTCCAAAGAAGCCGTGGATATCACAAGACATCGCCACGATATCAACTTAGCAAACATGGCCGTCTCCAAGATCCAGAACAACGCGGTGCACGAGCTCCTCGATCCGAGTCTTGGATTCTCGAAGGATCCAGAAGTGAAAAGGATGATGGTATCCGTGGCTGAGCTTGCGTTCCGATGTTTGCAACAGGAGAGGGAAGGTAGGCCATCGATGGATGAGATCGTGGAGATTTTGAAAGGGATCAAGGGGGAGAACCGCGTGACGCCACCACCGGATGTGGTGGATATTGAGGTAAGCGGAGAAGATGATGTTGGATTGTTGAGGCATAGTGTACCTCCGCCAGTGTCGCCGGATACTGATAAGTGGACTAGCAGTTCCGATACGGCGGCGAGTTCGTTTTGA
- the LOC103831140 gene encoding LEAF RUST 10 DISEASE-RESISTANCE LOCUS RECEPTOR-LIKE PROTEIN KINASE-like 1.4, protein MIDLFLSPTKSLFPIIIIWMLFVTPSFVFSADDELHSLCSQPFPCGNQSGLLYPFWISGREDCGHPDFKVDCNRGFAELSISSVKYRILEANYDSRIIRLARSDFIGNLCPTNPLNMPFNQNVLPLAPTTQLLRIYYDCHQDFSQYVPNYIGALACGDGGDDDDDDDDDDDGKRYYYVTSNQTSPLLQRIRNVFNSFRVFCDKNVTIPASGPALNTLELNSSTDNLKKALEEGFELGLHQDCSTCLTSGGACGFNRSSIAFTCYNSNRTRNNDTGLSTGAIAGIGIASVLVLLILVAGCALCLIRRRKIQASQYTSKDLSITSNSNKEASSHLTPKTISSHPTPKAISSHSNHALIPPISNITNASTYFGVQVFSYEELEEATENFSRELGDGGFGTVYYGVLKDGRAVAVKRLYEKSLQRVEQFKNEIDILKTMKHPNLVILYGCTSRHSSELLLVYEYISNGTLADHLHGDRAETRPLCWPIRLKIAIETASALSFLHKSGIIHRDVKTTNILLDENSTVKVADFGLSRLFSTDQTHVSTMPQGTPGYVDPEYYQCYRLNEKSDVYSFGVVLTELISSKEAVDITRHRHDVNLANMAVSKIQNNAVHELVDPSLGFEKDPEVKRMMLSVAELAFRCLQQEREARPSMDEIMETLKGIKGEKCRKLPDVVDIVVSRGDDVGLLRHSDPPPVSPDADMCNSSSDTAARSF, encoded by the exons ATGATCGATCTGTTTCTATCCCCCACAAAATCTTTGTTCCCTATAATCATTATATGGATGCTATTTGTGACAccttcttttgttttctcagCTGATGATGAGCTTCACAGTCTCTGCAGTCAACCGTTTCCGTGCGGCAATCAAAGCGGTCTCTTGTATCCTTTCTGGATATCTGGCAGAGAAGACTGTGGCCACCCTGACTTCAAAGTAGACTGTAACAGAGGATTCGCAGAGTTAAGTATCTCCTCCGTGAAGTATAGAATCTTAGAGGCGAACTATGACTCTCGTATCATAAGACTGGCAAGATCGGATTTTATCGGCAATCTTTGTCCCACAAATCCTTTAAATATGCCATTCAACCAAAACGTCCTTCCACTTGCTCCTACCACCCAGCTGCTAAGAATTTATTACGACTGCCACCAAGACTTTTCACAGTATGTTCCTAATTATATTGGAGCCCTAGCTTGTGGTGatggtggtgatgatgatgatgatgatgatgatgatgatgatggcaaAAGATATTACTATGTGACGAGTAACCAAACGTCCCCTCTACTTCAAAGGATTAGAAACGTTTTCAACAGCTTCAGGGTATTTTGCGATAAAAACGTCACTATTCCTGCATCTGGGCCCGCACTGAACACGCTAGAGTTGAATTCAAGTACAGATAATCTAAAGAAGGCTCTTGAAGAAGGTTTCGAGCTTGGACTTCACCAAGATTGTTCGACCTGCTTAACCTCTGGGGGTGCTTGTGGGTTTAATCGGAGCTCAATTGCATTCACCTGCTACAACAGTAACCGTACCAGAAACAACG ATACAGGTCTCTCCACTGGAGCTATAGCAG GAATCGGGATTGCTTCTGTATTGGTGCTGTTAATCCTGGTAGCCGGATGCGCGCTCTGTCTAATCAGACGGCGGAAGATACAAGCATCTCAGTACACTAGCAAAGATTTGTCAATAACATCTAATTCAAACAAAGAAGCCTCAAGCCATCTAACTCCCAAAACAATCTCAAGCCATCCAACTCCCAAGGCAATCTCAAGCCATAGCAATCACGCTCTTATCCCCCCAATCTCTAACATCACAAACGCAAGCACCTACTTCGGAGTCCAAGTTTTCAGCTACGAAGAACTCGAGGAAGCCACTGAGAATTTCTCTAGAGAGCTAGGCGACGGCGGCTTCGGTACTGTCTACTACG GCGTGTTGAAAGATGGACGAGCTGTAGCAGTGAAACGACTATACGAGAAATCTCTTCAACGCGTTGAACAGTTCAAGAACGAGATCGACATTTTGAAAACTATGAAGCATCCAAATCTAGTGATACTCTACGGATGCACATCGAGACACAGCAGCGAGCTTTTGCTTGTTTACGAGTATATCTCAAATGGAACTCTGGCCGATCATCTTCACGGTGATCGTGCTGAAACTCGTCCTCTTTGTTGGCCAATTCGTCTAAAAATCGCGATCGAAACAGCAAGTGCTTTATCCTTCCTCCACAAATCAG GGATCATACATAGGGACGTGAAGACAACAAACATTCTTCTAGACGAGAACTCCACGGTGAAGGTAGCTGACTTCGGACTCTCACGGTTGTTTTCCACAGACCAGACTCACGTCTCCACGATGCCGCAAGGCACTCCAGGATATGTAGATCCGGAGTATTACCAATGTTACCGTCTAAACGAGAAGAGTGACGTGTACAGCTTTGGAGTCGTACTCACCGAGCTCATCTCTTCAAAAGAAGCCGTGGATATCACAAGACATCGCCACGATGTCAACTTAGCGAACATGGCCGTTTCCAAGATCCAGAACAATGCGGTGCACGAGCTCGTGGATCCGAGTCTTGGATTCGAGAAGGATCCAGAAGTGAAGAGGATGATGTTGTCGGTGGCTGAGCTTGCGTTTCGCTGTTTGCAACAGGAAAGGGAAGCTAGGCCGTCGATGGATGAGATTATGGAGACTTTGAAAGGGATCAAGGGGGAGAAGTGCAGGAAGTTACCGGATGTGGTGGACATTGTGGTAAGCAGAGGAGATGACGTTGGATTACTGAGGCATAGTGATCCTCCGCCGGTTTCGCCggatgctgatatgtgtaatagCAGTTCGGATACGGCTGCGCGTTCATTTTGA